The following coding sequences are from one Ooceraea biroi isolate clonal line C1 chromosome 5, Obir_v5.4, whole genome shotgun sequence window:
- the LOC105281232 gene encoding ral GTPase-activating protein subunit alpha-1 isoform X5, whose protein sequence is MFSKKLHVDVKKSTLKIQDVKKDSTTRFKHLKIVLENVDTDEAKGFFEGNFSHVYFILYDCFVSAEANLRQRELSFHIVHKAHREELEQVLQLLEKVLTLLPELLNRRWQCHSLARILQKLLHPGNSWKLRRQAIRYFILWYQALGENAPEHIHQMFASLVPGFPPHQASPYKCDRKTEGKKEKLAKAANPEEKDKREFYDTQLVQSTFHDNGANQCPVSQVDGGPILPPQSGEKPLDNETVRFLEALLEFMVTQVVKIEWRDKSTRQHKTFQFLLERFKASYLRHICPEFNENFSLYKPNLELPTMRKPTNQNQDNYMLCRVVLIKWVASFTHVARKDGLFAQLSQSTTPNEENAESELRRVSVTQNSTDSNLLSPESSVVQQDGQNQEDSAISAVTLVRDVLYGNRDNVNFVHELYRQAFLLDFHHAGAIRKAIAVYKDWIQMNEIPPFMLEPLDSHKDRDLEEHQRKDINEIEKSPSESYRQTRLRNDSYLGAIHRENLFIRAGLQNVLQIFITQASNVFFLENSGSNASLTLLEEQTDSCKRVLNVYRYVVMHSRLEPATWEQLLRVLLQITSLVLSEKSFRRKHQESIGGKLAPAIFQTLIVTWIKANLNVVISTQLWDQFLEVLTSLTQWEELIREWAKTLDTLTRVLARHVYNLDLNDLPLDRLSEQKSKKRRGVGSRAASTGSVQPPRKGSVDQENNAAPKGSITDHPLRDIRKVRPLPRSASDNTIYSGKARTKVHRQRTHTIHSGIPVLPLSIEQDMARLLSSGSTSSSAAGRKMLPSRRAKSLDSIVVVDSEPPSPRCPSPTPSSGVDSNKDSPIQIENIDGSSIDTNDASERRSVMAGGGVRGWLPDVAVVLWRRMLSALGDVNNIQDPVLHGQVMDYLVQLTQTLIKIRLNQGVSGDNQVTPPAPELIPPLTVIAPWCFKAIQLPEQYEIGKLAAYRLICLLTVQPLDISLPRQHLTLFYRAVHNGIASNDSKVLHVLVKYTGPRLFSLNLPGSSLLILDYIHAANVILSSQDIEAPRTEAVSIIGSLLSLPAAMIKLPMLQPNGPDIATMTCPEAKEHIVTILLRSCRREPTGIARCVALSSIAMFVYKELSYRTQHPRVPEAVTVLLLALRASHATVAQVACNSLLLLCDKADVLLELYPNVPSKIIQILSDTLGRMTARERRGPLTVTMLFCLGEWAMHLGPTVLLQVFQGKPLLMTLFTVLNNIVQNKVGKEFSRTTKNNQEDDDDFDPNVTLDNLIDESSSKSPQKGNIQSVQLAAKMVMMHLINHLGHFPMGIGAARLSSLVVELDDVPGIDGDELSSAVFQAPNIQLLMLSNSIIMSLVELAALDAPGGGVTAGLTTAPSLVRVLLRDLAGKASWDSSILYSQPFIDDDLPLPFPNRVDWSTKLHTDDLNSVVAPHNCTPRHTIRHREPHILPTFANAASDMDNLDDLLQYIGHTSPEVLTNPEVALNAPANPPQGHYLESETIATILSQRNAEQEHVNNWSQHISMCASAINSPSCRPPPAPFHHCRLLFSHLGLSGWEQRRKLHLLAKNEKLLRELRNLDSQRSRETHKIAVIYVSQGQEDKNSILSNVTASKEYESFIARLAWEVELESHTGFLGGLVPGKASGVTAPYYATSFTEVLFHVATRMPSDSPESLLQKTRHLGNDEIHIVWSEHWRDYRRDIIPTEFCDVLIVIYPLQNKLYRIQISRKSEIPFFGPLFDECIVEDKVLPGLVRTTALTASRAKRSTLTLYQHYYEERARSIDTVMRNHKEATTFEEFTANVYSPVQPPSPFSGASSVSASSNLAAALIDSHQGRSGLRSTSAASSDNRANRVLQNIFKVSDGSRVWFSNDTPESTTLHGISPRPVKKMSFKTGPKQRANTQATPPDSPRYK, encoded by the exons ATGTTCAGCAAGAAGCTCCATGTAGACGTTAAGAAGTCAACGCTCAAGATCCAGGATGTCAAGAAGGACAGCACGACGCGGTTCAAACATCTCAAGATCGTGCTAG AAAATGTGGATACTGATGAAGCAAAGGGTTTCTTCGAAGGCAACTTCAGCCATGTGTACTTTATCTTATACGATTGTTTCGTATCCGCTGAAGCAAACCTTCGGCAACGCG AGCTTTCCTTCCATATTG TGCATAAGGCGCACAGGGAGGAGTTAGAACAAGTGTTACAGCTCCTGGAGAAAGTTTTAACTCTTCTTCCTGAGCTGCTCAACAGACGATGGCAATGCCATAGTCTAGCACGGATTTTGCAAAAGCTTTTGCATCCTGGTAACAGTTGGAAACTTCGTAGACAAGCCATAAG atattttattttatggtaTCAAGCCCTTGGCGAAAATGCTCCTGAGCACATACATCAAATGTTCGCCAGCTTGGTGCCAGGATTCCCACCGCATCAAGCATCGCCTTACAAATGTGATCGTAAAACAGAAggcaagaaagaaaaactcgCGAAAGCAGCTAATCccgaagaaaaagataagagaGAATTCTACGATACGCAGCTCGTGCAGAGCACCTTTCATGACAATGGAGCGAATCAGTGTCCTGTCAGTCAAGTTGACGGCGGGCCTATCCTACCACCACAAAGTGGGGAAAAACCACTTGACAACGAAACTGTTAGGTTCCTGGAAGCATTGCTTGAATTTATGGTTACTCAG GTGGTGAAGATAGAATGGCGAGATAAATCTACACGACAGCATAAAACTTTCCAATTTTTATTAGAACGATTTAAGGCATCGTATCTCCGTCACATTTGTCCCGAATTTAATGAGAATTTTTCACTTTATAAACCTAATCTGGAATTACCCACGATGCGGAAGCCAACGAATCAAAATCAGGATAACTATATGCTCTGCAGAGTCGTTCTAATCAAATGGGTTGCAAGTTTTACGCACGTTGCCAGGAAGGACGGACTCTTCGCGCAACTTTCACAGAG CACGACGCCGAACGAGGAAAACGCCGAATCGGAGTTACGCCGCGTGTCAGTTACTCAGAACTCTACAGACTCGAATCTACTGTCGCCCGAATCATCTGTGGTGCAACAGGACGGTCAGAATCAGGAGGATAGTGCTATCTCGGCTGTTACATTGGTCAGAGATGTTTTATATGGCAATCGAGATAATGTAAACTTTGTGCATGAACTGTACAGACAAGCGTTTCTTCTGGATTTTCATCATGCTGGAGCGATAAGAAAGGCCATTGCAGTTTACAAAGATTGGATTCAGATGAAC GAAATTCCCCCGTTTATGCTGGAACCACTAGACAGCCATAAAGATCGAGATTTGGAAGAACATCAAAGGAaggatataaatgaaatagagAAGAGCCCTTCTGAAAGTTACCGGCAGACGAGGCTAAGAAACGATTCTTATCTCGGCGCTATACATCgggaaaatttattcattaggGCAGGCTTGCAGaatgttttacaaattttcatCACGCAAGCGTCAAATGTATTCTTCTTAGAGAATTCGGGGTCGAATGCGTCGCTAACGTTACTCGAGGAACAGACGGATAGCTGCAAGAGGGTCTTAAACGTGTATCGATACGTTGTTATGCACTCTAGATTGGAACCAGCAACCTGGGAACAGTTACTTAG AGTGTTACTGCAAATTACATCGCTTGTACTGAGCGAGAAATCCTTCCGCCGTAAACACCAGGAAAGTATCGGTGGAAAACTTGCTCCTGCCATATTTCAGACCTTAATTGTTACATGGATTAAAGCTAACTTAAACGTGGTTATTTCTACCCAATTATGGGACCAGTTTCTAGAGGTGTTAACATCATTAACGCAATGGGAAGAATTAATTCGAGAGTGGGCG AAAACTCTGGACACACTGACAAGAGTGTTGGCGAGACATGTGTATAATTTAGACCTGAATGACCTACCGTTAGACAGACTTAGCGAACAAAAATCGAAAAAGCGGCGTGGAGTTGGAAGTCGTGCGGCGTCAACAGGAAGCGTTCAACCACCTCGAAAAGGCAGTGTCGATCAGGAAAACAATGCCGCTCCGAAAGGAAGCATCACTG ATCATCCGCTGCGTGATATAAGGAAAGTGCGGCCGTTACCGCGCAGTGCAAGCGACAACACCATATACAGCGGCAAGGCTCGTACAAAAGTGCACAGGCAACGCACGCACACGATACACAGCGGCATTCCCG TACTCCCCCTATCGATAGAACAAGATATGGCTCGGTTACTGTCAAGCGGTTCAACCTCGTCGTCAGCGGCCGGTAGGAAGATGCTGCCCAGCAGACGTGCCAAATCGTTGGATAGCATTGTTGTAGTTGATAGCGAACCGCCGTCACCACGATGCCCATCTCCAACACCCAGCAGCGGCGTTGACAGCAATAAAGATAGCCCCATACAGATAGAGAATATTGATGGTAGCAGTATTG ACACAAATGATGCGTCTGAAAGAAGATCAGTTATGGCGGGAGGAGGCGTACGTGGATGGCTGCCAGATGTGGCCGTCGTTTTGTGGCGACGTATGCTCTCAGCATTAGGAGATGTCAATAACATTCAAGATCCTGTTTTACACGGCCAGGTCATGGATTATCTTGTGCAGCTCACACAGACACTGATTAAG atacgTTTGAATCAAGGAGTATCGGGAGATAATCAAGTAACACCACCGGCACCAGAACTGATTCCACCTTTAACAGTTATCGCACCATGGTGTTTTAAG GCCATCCAACTTCCCGAGCAATATGAAATCGGTAAACTGGCTGCTTATCGCCTTATATGTCTCTTGACGGTGCAACCATTGGATATCAGTTTACCGAGACAACATCTGACGCTCTTCTATCGCGCCGTTCATAATGGAATTGCCAGCAACGACAGTAAAGTTCTGCACGTGCTTGTGAAGTACACAGGACCCAGGCTATTCAGTCTAAATCTACCCGGATCGAGTCTCTTGATTCTGGATTACATACACGCTGCTAACGTGATACTTAGCAGTCAGGATATCGAG GCACCAAGAACAGAAGCTGTTTCAATTATTGGCTCGTTATTATCTTTGCCAGCTGCGATGATCAAGCTACCTATGTTACAACCGAACGGGCCTGACATTGCAACCATGACGTGTCCAGAGGCAAAA GAACATATTGTAACGATACTTTTGCGGAGCTGTCGGCGAGAGCCCACTGGAATTGCAAGATGCGTCGCCCTATCAAGCATAGCGATGTTCGTGTATAAAGAGCTGTCGTACAGAACGCAGCATCCAAGAGTTCCGGAGGCCGTCACAGTTCTTCTCCTTGCACTTAGA GCCTCACACGCTACGGTTGCGCAGGTTGCGTGTAATTCTCTTTTACTTCTCTGCGATAAGGCTGACGTGCTGTTAGAACTATATCCTAACGTGCCATCTAAGATAATACAG ATCTTGTCGGACACGCTCGGACGAATGACAGCGCGAGAAAGGCGTGGACCTCTAACGGTAACGATGCTATTTTGCTTGGGCGAGTGGGCCATGCATCTAGGACCAACAGTATTACTACAGGTGTTCCAAGGAAAACCTCTCTTGATGACCTTATTTACA GTGTTAAATAACATAGTGCAAAATAAAGTTGGAAAGGAATTTTCAAGAACTACTAAGAATAATCAGGAAGATGACGATGACTTTGATCCTAACGTCACGTTAGACAATTTGATTGATGAATCCTCGTCGAAGTCGCCTCAAAAAGGAAATATTCAGTCTGTACAATTGGCAGCGAAAATG GTAATGATGCATCTAATCAACCATCTGGGACACTTTCCGATGGGTATCGGTGCCGCGCGTCTTTCATCACTAGTCGTCGAATTGGACGATGTCCCTGGAATCGATGGAGATGAATTGTCATCCGCCGTTTTTCAAGCGCCTAATATACAGCTGTTGATGCTCTCTAATTCCATCATAATGTCATTGGTGGAATTAGCGGCATTGGATGCACCTGGTGGGGGCGTCACGGCCGGCTTAACTACGGCTCCTTCTTTGGTCAGAGTATTGTTACGAGATCTTGCTGGAAAAGCTTCTTGGGACAGTTCAATTTTATACAGCCAACCCTTTATCGACGATGATCTGCCATTGCCGTTTCCGAACCGTg ttgATTGGAGTACAAAATTACATACAGACGATTTAAACAGCGTCGTCGCACCTCACAACTGTACACCCAGGCACACAATACGGCATCGTGAGCCTCACATATTGCCGACTTTTGCAAATGCTGCTAGCGATATGGATAATTTGGACGAT CTTCTTCAGTACATAGGACATACCAGCCCAGAGGTTCTAACTAATCCAGAAGTCGCTCTCAATGCACCCGCTAATCCACCTCAGGGACATTATCTGGAAAGCGAAACCATTGCGACAATTTTAAGTCAAAGAAATGCGGAACAAGAACACGTAAACAACTGGAGCCAACACATCAG TATGTGCGCATCGGCAATCAATTCACCGTCATGTCGCCCACCTCCGGCGCCATTCCATCACTGCCGACTTCTGTTTTCGCATCTCGGTCTATCCGGCTGGGAACAGCGTAGGAAATTACATTTGTTGGCGAAAAATGAGAAACTCTTACGCGAACTCCGTAATCTCGATAGCCAACGATCCAGAGAGACGCATAAGATAGCGGTGATTTACGTCAGCCAAGGCCAGGAAGACAAGAACTCCATACTAAGCAATGTCACTGCCAGTAAGGAGTATGAAAGCTTCATCGCCAGGCTCGCCTGGGAAGTCGAACTGGAGTCGCACACAGGTTTTCTCGGCGGCCTGGTACCTGGGAAAGCGTCCGGCGTCACTGCGCCGTACTATGCTACGTCTTTCACTGAAGTTCTTTTCCACGTTGCTACGAGGATGCCGTCGGACAGCCCTGAGAGTTTGTTGCAAAAG ACGCGGCACCTTGGCAATGACGAAATTCACATAGTCTGGTCGGAGCACTGGCGTGATTATCGCAGAGACATCATACCCACGGAATTCTGCGATGTTCTGATAGTTATTTATCCATTGCAAAACAAGTTATACCGAATACAGATCTCGCGGAAATCGGAGATTCCATTTTTCGGACCTTTGTTCGACGAGTGTATCGTGGAGGATAAAGTGTTGCCAGGTTTAGTAAGGACGACTGCATTAACCGCGAGTAGAGCAAAGAGGTCTACGCTTACATTGTACCAACATTA TTATGAGGAGAGAGCGCGATCCATCGACACTGTTATGAGAAATCACAAGGAAGCTACAACGTTCGAGGAATTTACAGCCAATGTTTATTCACCGGTGCAACCGCCAAGCCCGTTCAGTGGAGCATCGTCTGTTTCTG CATCGTCAAATCTTGCGGCGGCGCTTATAGATTCGCACCAGGGACGCTCCGGTCTGCGCAGCACTTCGGCAGCGAGCAGTGACAATCGTGCGAATAGAG TCttgcaaaatatattcaaag TTTCTGACGGCAGCAGAGTGTGGTTTAGCAATGACACTCCCGAGAGTACTACACTTCACGGAATCTCACCAAGACCTGTGAAAAAGATGTCCTTTAAAACCGGACCAAAGCAGAGAGCTAATACGCAAGCTACTCCTCCAGATAGCCCAAGATACAAGTAA